One Patescibacteria group bacterium DNA segment encodes these proteins:
- the murG gene encoding undecaprenyldiphospho-muramoylpentapeptide beta-N-acetylglucosaminyltransferase, with the protein MKILLTGGGTMGSVTPLLAIVENMRVKYPETEFFWIGTVDGPEKMVVDSYNISFAAINSGKLRRYFSWQNFVDPFRILAGYFQSRKIIKQWQPDIILSAGSFVSVPVVYASGKIPVLIHQQDIVPGLANKLMAKRAEKITVTFSESAVIYSKNKTEVVGNPVRQSLMSGSVEAATEIFSLEGGLPTLLVVGGGTGSLVLNEAVVGAVPQLTTFCQVIHITGDGRAVGGEVATPRYHHYDFLVDEMKDALAVADVVISRAGLGFLTELAVLGKATILVPMADSHQETNASYFAKKNAAVILPQGQLGPESIVSFVKSLLDNQSDLANLQRNIRSLVKPDAASRLVEIILQLTA; encoded by the coding sequence ATGAAGATATTACTGACCGGTGGCGGGACTATGGGATCGGTTACGCCGCTGCTAGCAATAGTGGAAAATATGCGTGTTAAATATCCGGAGACGGAGTTTTTTTGGATTGGGACTGTAGATGGTCCGGAAAAGATGGTAGTGGATTCTTACAATATTTCCTTTGCGGCGATAAACAGCGGTAAGCTACGTCGATATTTTTCCTGGCAAAATTTTGTTGACCCGTTTAGAATACTTGCCGGTTATTTTCAGAGCCGCAAGATTATCAAGCAGTGGCAGCCAGATATTATTTTGTCAGCCGGTTCTTTTGTCTCTGTGCCTGTGGTCTATGCTAGCGGAAAAATTCCAGTGTTGATCCATCAGCAGGATATTGTTCCGGGATTAGCTAATAAGTTAATGGCAAAAAGAGCTGAGAAAATTACTGTAACCTTTTCTGAATCAGCGGTAATATATTCTAAAAATAAAACAGAAGTGGTTGGAAATCCGGTGCGACAAAGTCTGATGTCTGGCAGTGTAGAAGCGGCGACAGAAATTTTTAGCCTTGAAGGTGGTTTACCGACTTTGTTGGTAGTCGGTGGCGGTACGGGCTCTTTGGTGTTAAACGAAGCGGTGGTTGGCGCTGTACCGCAACTCACTACATTTTGCCAAGTGATTCATATTACTGGTGATGGTCGCGCTGTAGGGGGAGAAGTGGCGACGCCACGATATCATCATTATGATTTTTTAGTTGATGAAATGAAAGACGCGTTAGCAGTTGCTGATGTAGTCATTTCTCGAGCAGGACTTGGTTTTTTGACTGAACTGGCGGTTTTAGGAAAAGCAACAATATTAGTGCCGATGGCTGATAGTCATCAGGAGACTAATGCCAGTTATTTTGCTAAAAAAAACGCGGCGGTGATATTGCCTCAGGGGCAGCTTGGTCCGGAAAGCATCGTCTCTTTTGTAAAATCTTTATTGGATAATCAATCAGATTTAGCCAACCTGCAACGTAATATCCGGTCATTAGTAAAACCAGATGCTGCCAGCCGGTTAGTCGAGATAATTTTACAGTTGACAGCTTAG
- the rpmA gene encoding 50S ribosomal protein L27 produces MSHKKAGGSTSLGRDSVAKRLGVKLYAGQKAKIGSILVRQRGSKFRAGANVNKGGDDTLFAKITGIVRFYSRKTRSYDGKLKMRNFVTVDPEKK; encoded by the coding sequence ATGTCGCATAAAAAAGCTGGTGGCTCTACATCGCTTGGTCGAGATTCGGTAGCAAAAAGACTGGGCGTTAAACTATATGCCGGACAAAAAGCTAAGATTGGTTCTATTTTAGTACGTCAACGCGGCTCAAAATTCCGCGCTGGAGCTAATGTCAATAAAGGCGGCGATGACACTTTATTTGCCAAAATAACTGGAATCGTCAGATTTTACAGTCGCAAGACTCGCAGCTACGACGGCAAACTTAAAATGAGAAATTTTGTCACTGTTGATCCGGAAAAAAAATAA
- a CDS encoding FkbM family methyltransferase, giving the protein MYPIKVKFKNQLVGLQYRDDADQSVINEIYKYQEYRCAEEAIITAVDSVVDVGAHGGYFSFYARILNPKVKIYALEPERENIKFFARQMKDGGWKNITLIEAALAEKTGKRELVRATDSHNHRLALPGEKVDGKINIVQVYSFADFCVSYKIDKIFLMKIDIEGGEHELLASLKDDDWKKIEALVIEYHNKRKDDFLRLENIIRQRGYGVQVFPSRFDKSMGIIFARRKK; this is encoded by the coding sequence ATGTACCCGATCAAAGTAAAATTTAAAAATCAACTAGTGGGTTTGCAATATCGCGATGACGCCGACCAAAGCGTAATTAACGAAATCTATAAATATCAAGAATATCGTTGCGCGGAAGAGGCGATTATAACCGCCGTTGATTCAGTCGTTGATGTTGGAGCTCACGGCGGTTATTTTAGTTTTTATGCTCGTATTTTAAATCCGAAGGTAAAAATTTATGCGTTAGAACCGGAGCGGGAAAATATTAAGTTTTTTGCTCGTCAGATGAAGGATGGCGGTTGGAAAAATATTACTTTAATCGAGGCGGCTCTGGCGGAAAAAACCGGCAAACGTGAGTTAGTCAGAGCAACGGATAGTCATAATCATCGGCTGGCTTTGCCGGGAGAAAAAGTTGATGGCAAGATAAATATAGTACAAGTTTATTCTTTTGCGGATTTTTGTGTTTCTTATAAAATAGATAAAATTTTTTTAATGAAGATTGATATTGAAGGAGGGGAGCACGAGTTGCTTGCTTCATTAAAAGATGACGATTGGAAAAAGATCGAAGCCCTGGTTATTGAATACCATAATAAACGCAAAGATGATTTTTTGCGGCTAGAAAATATTATCCGTCAGCGCGGTTATGGCGTGCAGGTGTTTCCTTCGCGTTTTGACAAGAGTATGGGTATAATATTTGCTAGACGAAAAAAATAA
- the ftsW gene encoding putative lipid II flippase FtsW, whose protein sequence is MKSLGRQPDYFLIGVIAILLLFGLTILSSAGAPISYQKFGDPYYLVKHQILVGLLPGIFFFFFFLRLDYDKLKKIAFPLLVGSIILLSVVFIPGLRSEYGTARSWINIFGFSLQPAEIVKLSFLIYLAAWLDSRSERKVQDLKSGFIPFVLVLGIISILMLLQPDVGTLSIIILSALVVYFVGGGSWRHMIIIAVAGLAGLLALIKIAPYRMARFTAFLHPEKDPQGQAYHIWQSLIAIGSGGFWGVGLGHSRQKFSYLPEVTGDSIFAVISEEFGFIFTIIFIFLLLVFAYRGIRLAKSAPDRFARLLTIGIISWLVLQSFVNIASMLSLMPMTGVPLPFVSYGGTALMTSLAAIGILANISKFSKM, encoded by the coding sequence ATGAAATCTCTCGGACGCCAGCCAGACTATTTTCTTATCGGTGTTATTGCCATTTTGCTTTTATTTGGTTTAACTATCCTATCTTCAGCCGGCGCGCCTATTTCTTATCAGAAATTTGGCGATCCGTATTATCTGGTGAAACATCAAATATTGGTTGGCTTATTGCCTGGAATTTTTTTCTTTTTTTTCTTTTTACGCCTTGACTATGATAAATTAAAAAAAATTGCTTTTCCCTTGCTGGTTGGCTCAATTATTCTTTTATCCGTAGTTTTTATTCCAGGATTACGTTCGGAATACGGTACGGCGCGAAGCTGGATAAATATATTTGGTTTTTCCCTCCAGCCGGCGGAAATAGTAAAGTTGTCTTTTTTGATTTATTTGGCTGCCTGGCTTGATAGTCGTAGCGAGCGAAAGGTACAAGACCTGAAAAGCGGATTTATTCCTTTTGTCTTGGTTCTAGGCATTATCTCGATATTGATGCTTTTACAACCAGATGTAGGTACGTTGTCGATTATTATTTTGTCTGCTTTGGTGGTTTATTTTGTCGGCGGGGGTAGCTGGCGACATATGATAATTATCGCAGTCGCTGGACTGGCTGGTTTATTAGCGTTAATAAAAATAGCCCCTTATCGTATGGCTCGTTTTACCGCTTTTTTGCATCCAGAAAAAGATCCGCAAGGGCAAGCTTATCATATTTGGCAGTCACTTATTGCCATTGGCTCCGGCGGTTTTTGGGGTGTCGGGCTGGGGCACTCGCGACAAAAATTTTCTTATTTACCCGAGGTAACCGGTGATTCTATTTTTGCCGTGATTAGCGAGGAGTTTGGTTTTATCTTTACAATAATCTTTATCTTTTTACTTTTAGTTTTTGCTTATCGCGGAATACGGTTAGCCAAGTCCGCTCCCGATCGTTTTGCCAGATTGTTAACCATTGGTATTATTTCCTGGCTAGTACTACAGTCTTTTGTGAATATTGCCTCCATGCTTTCGTTGATGCCGATGACTGGTGTCCCACTGCCTTTTGTCAGCTATGGTGGAACGGCGTTGATGACTTCACTTGCAGCAATAGGGATATTGGCAAATATTTCAAAGTTTAGTAAGATGTAA
- a CDS encoding aminotransferase class V-fold PLP-dependent enzyme translates to MVQKNKIYFDHAATTPIDPEVLRAMLPYMKENFGNASSLHTFGQDAVNGVDRSRDALALFFGSSAQEVIFTSGASEADNLAIIGIIKASKLEKPHIITSNIEHPAVLEVCKNLEKEGKAEISYAKVDKKGLVSVEAIKKLFKDNTVLVTVMYVNNEIGTIQPIRDIGKMIEKENEKRKNNKIYFHTDAVQGANYLTCNADYLHVDMISLSGHKIYGPKGIGALYVRRGTPIKAFQYGGHQEYGLRPGTLNVPAIVGFGKAVELLGDKKHKKDNEKIKKLRDTLWHKIEEKKLNAVLNGDEEQRVPSNLNVSFKNIEGESALLMLDMEGFAVSTGSACASGSLLASHVLLALDLSHLDAHGSLRITLGKYNTEKDIDDFVKVIPKIVSKLRKIASQ, encoded by the coding sequence ATGGTGCAAAAAAATAAAATATATTTTGATCATGCAGCAACTACACCAATCGATCCCGAGGTATTAAGGGCGATGTTGCCGTATATGAAGGAAAATTTTGGTAATGCTTCGTCGCTTCATACTTTTGGTCAAGATGCGGTGAATGGTGTTGATCGTTCGCGTGATGCGTTAGCGCTGTTTTTTGGTTCTTCCGCGCAAGAAGTGATTTTTACTTCTGGCGCAAGCGAAGCTGATAATCTTGCTATTATTGGCATTATTAAAGCAAGTAAATTAGAAAAACCCCATATTATCACTTCCAATATTGAGCATCCGGCTGTTTTGGAAGTGTGTAAAAATCTGGAAAAAGAGGGTAAGGCTGAAATTTCTTATGCTAAGGTAGATAAAAAAGGATTGGTTTCGGTCGAAGCGATAAAAAAATTGTTCAAAGATAATACCGTTTTAGTAACGGTTATGTATGTTAATAATGAAATTGGTACAATCCAGCCAATTCGCGATATCGGAAAGATGATAGAAAAGGAAAATGAAAAAAGAAAAAATAACAAGATTTATTTTCATACTGACGCCGTGCAAGGAGCGAATTATTTAACATGCAATGCGGATTATTTGCATGTTGACATGATTTCTTTGTCTGGGCATAAAATTTATGGTCCGAAGGGAATAGGCGCTTTGTATGTTCGCCGTGGTACGCCAATAAAAGCTTTTCAGTATGGCGGTCATCAAGAGTACGGTTTGCGACCAGGCACACTCAATGTTCCGGCCATTGTTGGTTTTGGCAAGGCAGTAGAACTTCTTGGCGATAAAAAGCATAAAAAAGATAACGAAAAAATAAAAAAACTACGTGATACCCTTTGGCATAAAATAGAGGAAAAAAAACTTAATGCCGTGCTAAATGGAGACGAAGAACAACGCGTACCCAGCAATTTGAATGTTAGTTTTAAAAACATTGAAGGCGAAAGCGCTCTTTTAATGCTTGACATGGAAGGTTTTGCGGTGTCAACTGGATCGGCTTGTGCTTCGGGGTCATTGTTAGCCTCCCACGTTTTGTTGGCCTTGGATCTTTCTCACTTGGATGCACATGGTAGTCTGCGTATTACCCTAGGTAAATATAATACAGAAAAAGATATTGATGATTTTGTCAAAGTTATTCCAAAAATAGTAAGTAAACTGCGGAAGATAGCTTCTCAATAA
- a CDS encoding iron-sulfur cluster assembly scaffold protein encodes MLYNKTIIDHFTHPRNQGKIKNADGVGEAGNPICGDIMKIYLKVKKQGSKEIISNIKFQTLGCATAIANSSVLTEIVKGRDVKDALKVTNKDLIKKLGGDVPRAKIHCSFLAKEALEAAVKDYQSKK; translated from the coding sequence ATGTTATATAATAAAACAATCATTGATCACTTTACTCATCCGCGCAATCAAGGAAAAATAAAAAATGCTGACGGTGTCGGCGAGGCAGGAAATCCTATTTGCGGCGATATCATGAAAATTTATCTCAAGGTAAAAAAACAAGGAAGTAAAGAAATTATTTCCAATATTAAATTTCAAACACTTGGTTGTGCAACGGCGATTGCCAATTCTTCGGTTTTAACCGAGATAGTAAAGGGGAGAGACGTAAAAGACGCCTTAAAAGTTACTAACAAAGATTTGATAAAAAAACTTGGTGGCGACGTGCCAAGGGCTAAAATTCATTGTTCTTTTTTAGCTAAAGAAGCCCTGGAGGCAGCGGTTAAGGATTATCAAAGTAAAAAATAA
- a CDS encoding Rrf2 family transcriptional regulator gives MKFSLASSYGLRTMIRLARNYGKGSISLSFIAREEKISLGYLERLAVRLKSRGLISSVKGVNGGYALSMDPRRISVKKILEAIEGSLSPFYCASENNVCKTSDCSARIVWQRLNREIDKTLNKIKLQDLI, from the coding sequence ATGAAATTTTCTTTGGCTAGTAGCTATGGCTTACGGACGATGATTCGTTTGGCAAGAAATTACGGTAAGGGGAGTATTTCCTTGTCTTTTATCGCTAGAGAAGAAAAAATTTCTCTTGGTTATCTGGAGCGTTTAGCAGTTAGGCTGAAAAGCAGAGGACTGATTTCAAGCGTCAAAGGTGTTAATGGCGGTTATGCCTTGAGCATGGATCCGCGACGAATTTCTGTAAAAAAAATTTTGGAAGCGATAGAGGGGAGTCTTTCACCTTTTTATTGCGCTAGTGAAAATAACGTCTGTAAAACTAGTGACTGCTCGGCAAGAATAGTTTGGCAGAGACTAAATAGGGAAATCGATAAGACTTTAAATAAAATAAAGCTGCAAGACTTAATATAG
- a CDS encoding NifU family protein, whose protein sequence is MIKNKVAKKVRTKTGSKLPTSDFKKYVQAALAVARPSLQAHGGNIKLVSVDEKKGLVKVKLQGMCVGCSMAQVTLQQGIENFLKEKVKGVKKVEGV, encoded by the coding sequence ATGATTAAAAACAAGGTTGCGAAAAAGGTTAGAACTAAAACCGGGTCAAAATTGCCGACAAGTGATTTTAAAAAATACGTTCAAGCTGCCTTAGCTGTTGCGCGACCTAGTTTACAAGCCCATGGCGGTAATATTAAGCTAGTTTCTGTAGATGAAAAAAAAGGTTTGGTTAAGGTGAAGTTGCAAGGGATGTGCGTTGGTTGTTCTATGGCGCAAGTAACACTTCAGCAAGGTATTGAAAATTTTTTGAAAGAAAAAGTAAAAGGGGTAAAAAAAGTAGAAGGGGTTTAA
- a CDS encoding GIY-YIG nuclease family protein has product MYFIYILKSLKDYGYYVGSTANLEERLKRHNQGRSAATKSRRPWELVYSKRFKSKNEAIKLEYYIKKQKSSKFIKEFIKK; this is encoded by the coding sequence ATGTATTTTATTTATATATTGAAAAGTTTGAAAGATTATGGTTATTATGTCGGTAGCACGGCAAATTTGGAAGAAAGACTTAAAAGACATAATCAAGGTCGTTCAGCGGCTACTAAAAGCAGGAGACCGTGGGAGTTGGTTTATTCTAAAAGGTTTAAAAGTAAAAACGAGGCAATAAAATTAGAGTATTATATCAAGAAGCAAAAAAGCAGTAAGTTTATAAAAGAGTTTATTAAAAAATAA
- the murD gene encoding UDP-N-acetylmuramoyl-L-alanine--D-glutamate ligase yields MNLKNKKVLVMGLGLHGGGVGVARWLVKSGAKVTITDLKNKEQLKSSIAKLKGLPVKYVLGRHNKNDFIKTDLIVKNPGVPDDSEFLKIAARNKVPVDTDIALFVKNCPAPIIGITGTKGKTTTTTLVGEIFKAAGRAPVVAGNIRVSPLDFLSKIKKDGSVILELSSWQLEGLDACGFSPHVSLITNITPDHLNRYQSFDHYVAAKAIIFRYQKSDDVCILNRDNAPTKKFGAIVPGKRLWFSLKYFKEENGSYQKNGWIWFRHNGREQRILPIKEIVLPGNHNFSNVLAAVALASICGIKPGVIRLVVKKFKGIPYRLELIRELRGVKYYNDTAATAPDGAINALRTLGKGKNIVLIAGGADKKLFFKDFAAAIKKHVKATILFKGSATPKIKRELLKVNYWAVTEVDSMVAALTAANKLAKKGDIVLLSPGCASFGLFINEFDRGDQFTAQVKKIK; encoded by the coding sequence ATGAATCTAAAAAATAAAAAAGTATTAGTCATGGGACTCGGGTTGCACGGCGGAGGAGTGGGGGTTGCTAGATGGTTGGTTAAATCCGGAGCTAAAGTTACTATTACCGACCTTAAAAACAAGGAACAGCTTAAATCTTCGATCGCTAAGCTTAAAGGATTACCCGTCAAATATGTTCTAGGTCGGCATAACAAAAATGATTTTATCAAAACAGATTTGATTGTCAAAAATCCTGGAGTTCCTGACGATTCAGAATTTCTTAAAATAGCTGCCAGAAATAAAGTGCCGGTTGATACCGACATTGCTTTGTTTGTCAAAAATTGCCCAGCGCCAATCATTGGTATTACCGGCACTAAGGGTAAAACCACTACCACCACCTTGGTTGGTGAAATTTTTAAAGCAGCAGGTCGTGCGCCAGTGGTGGCAGGAAATATCCGTGTTTCGCCGCTTGATTTTTTATCCAAGATAAAAAAAGACGGTTCGGTGATTCTAGAGCTGTCATCTTGGCAGCTAGAGGGTTTGGATGCTTGTGGTTTTAGTCCCCATGTTAGTTTGATAACTAATATCACTCCTGACCATCTGAATCGTTACCAGTCTTTTGATCATTATGTCGCTGCAAAAGCTATAATTTTTCGTTATCAAAAATCAGATGACGTTTGTATTTTAAATCGAGATAACGCGCCGACTAAAAAATTTGGCGCTATCGTGCCAGGCAAAAGGTTGTGGTTTTCCCTTAAATATTTTAAGGAAGAAAATGGTAGTTATCAAAAAAACGGTTGGATTTGGTTTCGTCATAATGGTAGGGAACAAAGAATTTTACCAATTAAAGAAATTGTTTTACCGGGAAACCACAATTTTTCCAATGTTTTAGCGGCGGTAGCATTGGCATCGATTTGCGGTATTAAACCTGGTGTTATCCGTTTGGTGGTTAAAAAATTTAAAGGCATTCCCTATCGATTGGAATTAATACGTGAATTACGTGGAGTGAAATATTACAACGATACGGCGGCGACGGCGCCAGATGGAGCAATTAACGCCTTACGCACTTTAGGCAAAGGAAAAAATATTGTTTTGATTGCCGGTGGTGCCGATAAAAAACTTTTTTTTAAAGATTTTGCTGCGGCGATAAAAAAGCACGTTAAAGCCACGATTTTGTTTAAAGGGAGCGCCACGCCAAAAATAAAAAGAGAATTACTAAAGGTTAATTATTGGGCAGTGACGGAAGTGGATAGTATGGTGGCGGCGCTTACCGCGGCAAACAAATTAGCTAAAAAGGGGGATATAGTTTTGCTTTCCCCCGGCTGTGCCAGTTTTGGTTTATTTATTAATGAATTTGACCGTGGCGATCAATTTACGGCGCAGGTAAAAAAAATAAAATGA
- a CDS encoding C39 family peptidase produces MKRLICLFFCLFLLVLTGCDSERSVNISDFNNNTAVKVDEQPRPVLTEIKDSVKEAVDDGIEMVEEKVADFNTDEKEIGLPEIFDQKMAFSRQAPFGNWDTVHEEACEEASLIMVNNFFQKKPLDEKIMDQEINKLLPWEKERFGFVESTTIEETAIMAREYFGLKTEVVVDVTVDRIKKELIAGRLIVLPLAGQELHNPNYTGAGPLYHMLVVRGYDRDQFITNDPGTRKGGGYKYKYDVLLNAVHDWNGGDVLNGKKAMLLIQFE; encoded by the coding sequence ATGAAAAGATTAATTTGTTTGTTTTTTTGCTTATTTTTGCTGGTTTTGACCGGTTGCGACTCAGAACGAAGTGTTAATATTTCCGATTTTAACAACAATACCGCAGTAAAGGTTGATGAGCAGCCCAGACCAGTTTTAACAGAGATAAAAGACAGCGTAAAAGAGGCAGTGGATGACGGTATTGAAATGGTGGAGGAAAAAGTAGCCGATTTTAATACTGATGAAAAAGAAATTGGACTGCCGGAGATATTTGACCAGAAGATGGCTTTTTCTCGCCAAGCTCCTTTTGGCAATTGGGACACGGTTCATGAAGAAGCTTGCGAAGAAGCATCTTTGATTATGGTTAATAATTTTTTTCAGAAAAAACCACTGGACGAAAAAATAATGGATCAAGAAATAAATAAATTATTACCTTGGGAAAAAGAACGTTTTGGTTTCGTCGAGTCAACCACTATTGAAGAAACGGCTATTATGGCGAGAGAGTATTTCGGTTTAAAAACAGAAGTAGTGGTCGATGTTACGGTTGATCGGATAAAAAAAGAGTTAATCGCTGGCAGATTAATCGTCTTGCCATTAGCTGGTCAAGAGTTGCATAACCCCAACTATACCGGTGCCGGACCGCTTTATCATATGTTGGTGGTTAGGGGTTATGATCGCGATCAGTTTATTACTAACGATCCAGGAACGCGAAAAGGAGGGGGTTATAAATATAAGTACGATGTTTTGCTGAACGCTGTGCATGATTGGAACGGTGGAGACGTACTTAATGGCAAAAAAGCAATGCTTCTCATTCAGTTTGAATAG
- a CDS encoding HAD-IC family P-type ATPase — protein sequence MSEKPWHSLSISEVFRVLKTSDVGLSEKEVNKRIFKFGKNTLPEEKKTTAFTIIFNQVKSPLVFILFLASIVSAALGHWLDALVILAVVIFNSIIGFFQEYKASQAIAQLKKIVSYQALVIRGGAKIMIDASSIVPGDIVVLEPGMKVPADCRLIKINDLQMVEAALTGESEPADKKLRILSIQTVISDRDNMVFMGTVVARGKGLAVVCATGGATEIGKIAEMVKETEEEQTPLQESINRLAIFLSWLAVTVCVILFIAGVLAGRDKLEMFLVSVAIAVAAIPEGLAIALTVILVIGMKKILKQKSLVRKLIAAETLGGTTVICSDKTGTLTEGKMEVAKLILPGHEIFLEKKKIEISDKSTLAFKIAVLCNDSFIQKNGKEELLVGDSTEQALLRAGIKVGINPEKLQSGFSRLDEVPFSSESMFMATLNKGFLADQMTLLVKGAPEVVLSRCTNILVDSQIKSINSQDSLVWKKRIAQLTARGYRTLAVAYKEVAKDGKVKIKDRVKDLVFVGIFILRDPLRADARETIEICRRAGIRPILITGDHRLTAVRIAQDVGIEANDKTALEGIDLDKMDEKSLIKVVSRINVYARVEPRHKIRIVEALRDRGEVVAMTGDGVNDAPAIKAADIGIALGSGTDVAKETADLILLDDNFRTIVDAVRGGRVILDNLRKVLVYLLSSTVTEMFLIGASIVFGLPLPLIAIQILWVNIVEDAFPVFALTTDPEEKGIMSERPRGRDKSLVDRKMKSIIISMSVLNNLFLFSIFYFFLHFRVYSLDEIRTVVFVGLASGSLFYVFACRSLRYPIWKYNPFANGYVNLSVVVGFCLMALAVYWSPLQLVLKTVPLHFELWLILLAFGVLALLCIEMVKYFFISKNNGKKI from the coding sequence ATGAGCGAAAAACCATGGCACTCTTTGTCGATTTCAGAGGTATTTCGGGTGTTAAAAACCTCAGACGTGGGTTTGTCGGAAAAAGAAGTCAACAAGCGGATTTTTAAATTTGGTAAAAACACACTGCCGGAAGAAAAAAAGACCACGGCTTTTACTATAATTTTTAACCAAGTGAAAAGTCCGCTGGTTTTTATTTTATTTCTGGCAAGTATTGTTTCTGCTGCTTTAGGGCACTGGTTAGACGCTCTGGTAATTTTAGCCGTGGTTATTTTTAACAGCATTATTGGATTTTTTCAGGAGTACAAAGCAAGCCAGGCTATAGCACAGTTGAAAAAAATAGTCAGCTATCAAGCGCTGGTTATCCGTGGTGGAGCTAAAATAATGATTGATGCTAGCTCGATTGTACCTGGAGATATTGTAGTTTTAGAGCCTGGCATGAAGGTGCCGGCTGATTGTCGTTTGATAAAAATAAACGATCTCCAAATGGTGGAGGCGGCTTTGACGGGAGAATCGGAACCAGCCGATAAAAAATTGAGAATTTTATCTATTCAAACAGTGATTTCCGATCGAGATAATATGGTTTTTATGGGAACGGTAGTAGCTCGGGGCAAAGGTCTGGCGGTTGTTTGTGCTACGGGAGGCGCTACCGAGATCGGTAAAATTGCCGAAATGGTGAAAGAAACAGAAGAGGAACAAACACCATTACAGGAAAGTATAAATCGTTTGGCGATTTTTCTTTCTTGGCTCGCGGTTACTGTTTGCGTTATTCTATTTATTGCCGGAGTTTTAGCCGGCAGAGATAAGCTAGAGATGTTTTTGGTCAGCGTGGCGATAGCGGTAGCCGCTATTCCGGAAGGATTAGCGATAGCATTGACGGTTATTTTGGTTATTGGAATGAAAAAGATTTTGAAACAAAAATCATTGGTAAGAAAACTGATAGCGGCAGAGACTCTCGGCGGAACGACGGTGATTTGTAGCGACAAAACTGGTACCTTGACCGAAGGGAAAATGGAGGTGGCAAAGTTAATATTGCCGGGTCATGAAATTTTTTTAGAAAAAAAGAAAATTGAGATTAGTGATAAATCAACCTTGGCTTTCAAAATTGCGGTTTTATGCAACGACAGTTTCATCCAGAAAAACGGTAAAGAAGAGTTGTTGGTGGGTGATTCAACAGAGCAGGCATTATTACGGGCCGGAATTAAAGTAGGCATTAATCCGGAAAAACTGCAGTCTGGTTTTTCTCGTTTGGACGAGGTGCCCTTTTCTTCCGAAAGTATGTTTATGGCAACTCTTAACAAAGGTTTTTTAGCTGATCAGATGACGCTATTAGTTAAAGGAGCGCCAGAAGTCGTATTGTCGCGTTGTACCAATATTTTGGTTGATTCGCAAATAAAATCGATTAATTCTCAAGATAGTCTGGTGTGGAAGAAAAGAATCGCCCAACTTACCGCTCGTGGCTATAGGACTTTGGCGGTGGCTTATAAAGAAGTGGCTAAAGACGGTAAGGTTAAAATAAAAGACAGAGTAAAAGATTTGGTTTTTGTTGGCATTTTTATTTTGCGCGATCCGTTACGCGCCGATGCCAGGGAAACTATCGAAATTTGTCGTCGTGCGGGTATTAGGCCGATACTTATTACCGGTGATCATCGTTTAACCGCTGTTAGGATCGCTCAAGATGTCGGGATTGAAGCAAATGATAAGACAGCGCTAGAGGGTATTGATCTGGATAAAATGGACGAAAAGTCTCTGATTAAAGTAGTTAGTCGAATCAATGTTTATGCGAGAGTTGAGCCGCGGCACAAGATTAGAATTGTCGAAGCGTTACGCGACAGAGGCGAAGTGGTGGCAATGACTGGCGATGGCGTTAATGATGCGCCGGCGATTAAAGCAGCCGATATCGGTATTGCTCTTGGATCCGGTACTGACGTTGCCAAGGAAACGGCGGATTTGATTTTACTTGATGATAATTTTCGTACCATTGTTGATGCTGTCCGTGGCGGACGAGTGATACTTGATAATTTGCGTAAAGTTTTAGTTTATCTTTTGTCTAGTACGGTAACAGAAATGTTTTTGATCGGCGCTTCGATAGTTTTTGGTTTACCCTTACCGTTGATTGCGATCCAGATTTTGTGGGTCAATATCGTCGAAGACGCTTTTCCTGTTTTTGCTCTGACTACCGATCCTGAAGAAAAAGGTATTATGTCTGAGCGCCCACGCGGTCGCGACAAGTCTTTGGTTGATAGAAAGATGAAATCAATTATTATCTCAATGTCGGTTTTAAACAACCTTTTTTTATTTTCAATATTTTATTTTTTCTTACATTTTAGGGTTTATAGTTTGGACGAAATAAGGACAGTGGTGTTTGTTGGTTTGGCTAGCGGTTCGTTATTTTACGTTTTTGCTTGTCGTTCTTTACGTTATCCGATTTGGAAGTATAACCCTTTTGCCAACGGCTATGTCAACCTTTCGGTGGTTGTTGGTTTTTGTTTGATGGCTTTAGCGGTTTATTGGTCTCCGTTACAATTGGTTTTAAAAACCGTACCGCTTCATTTTGAGTTATGGCTGATTTTGCTTGCTTTCGGCGTTTTAGCTTTGCTTTGTATAGAGATGGTAAAATATTTTTTCATTTCAAAAAATAATGGTAAAAAAATATGA